Proteins encoded in a region of the Tribolium castaneum strain GA2 chromosome 7, icTriCast1.1, whole genome shotgun sequence genome:
- the LOC655175 gene encoding coiled-coil domain-containing protein 130 homolog, translated as MGERKGTNKYYPPDYDPKAGGLNKFLGTHALRERARKIHLGIIIVRFEMPYNIWCEGCNNHIGMGVRYNAEKTKLGMYYTTPVYQFKMKCHLCDNHIVIKTDPGNLEYVIVSGARRQENRWDPTQNEQVVPETKETQKRMFDDSMFKLEHGSEDKSSYENSKPRLIQLFNRNESTWSDNYSANQRLRQIFRKENCELKKIDGQNTALLKKSSLDIPLLAETEEDKKMASLLTLKLKPHTDIVQNTELLRKRIIASSSLPTSNFSLKKELKAVKILKETPKKDLGIVKRSSSTAPASATSDKKPKLVNLVGYGSGSDSSD; from the exons ATGGGTGAGCGTAAAGGCACGAACAAGTACTACCCCCCGGATTACGACCCTAAGGCCGGGGGGCTCAACAAATTTCTGGGGACTCATGCCCTCCGCGAAAGGGCCCGCAAAATCCACCTAGGGATTATAATCGTGCGATTTGAGATGCCCTACAATATCTGGTGCGAGGGCTGCAACAACCACATAGGCATGGGGGTGCGGTATAACGCCGAGAAAACCAAACTTGGGATGTACTACACCACTCCTGTATACCAATTTAAAATGAAGTGCCACCTGTGTGACAATCACATTGTTATAAAAACGGACCCTGGG aaCCTTGAATATGTGATAGTGTCAGGTGCCAGGAGACAGGAAAACAGGTGGGACCCCACACAGAATGAGCAAGTGGTGCCGGAAACGAAGGAAACGCAGAAACGGATGTTTGACGATTCTATGTTTAAATTAGAACATGGAAGTGAGGATAAAAGTAGTTATGAGAACTCAAAACCGCGGCTAATTCAATTATTCAATCGGAATGAATCAACTTGGTCTGATAATTATTCGGCCAACCAGAGATTAAGACAGATATTTAGG AAGGAAAATTGCGAATTGAAGAAAATCGACGGCCAGAACACAgctctattaaaaaaatcaagccTGGACATTCCACTCTTAGCCGAGActgaagaagacaagaaaatGGCATCTTTATTAACACTAAAACTGAAGCCCCATACAGATATTGTTCAAAATACTGAGCTACTCCGCAAACGGATAATAGCGAGTTCCTCTTTACCGACATCaaatttttcgttaaaaaaggAACTCAAAGCCGTCAAGATCTTGAAAGAAACGCCCAAAAAAGACCTAGGAATTGTAAAACGGTCAAGTTCGACCGCCCCAGCCAGTGCTACAAGTGATAAGAAACCCAAACTAGTCAATTTAGTTGGTTACGGTTCAGGGAGTGATTCTTCCGACtaa
- the LOC655099 gene encoding transmembrane protein 39A — MPTGNRRLPRTLRNSIPPMMSGFGGDMSHSRYAMLGGGVPTLPIVEPAAAPKHFPFPNTPVDDDLFFEFLMFMFSAVCAGLQFLHLYRTVWWLPHSYNRQAMNFYLIDLNLVAFIVILLSRRLIYIVGCRVLERSVAAKFLYLSYTFYRIILFSILFTLLSWCAYYVIQNHPIVNILYLCYPVLVYLILFGCKVTAFFELVTWNMSSIPPLHACRSNAAEVREEVENLKTNFNNRMKQILFSSVVNAYYTGFIPCCFAQNHLHYDVYWATQHVIFIFLSSFVAYATHILSLRYCDILHRSALHLGIWDKLETRNMLLVNNNWNEETLWPSGALVKHGRDLYRAQGECNASEPGNTTYSRFYLMFKNPSYSLSILLSFHVAMVLLQLVLLVRSIVWYNIISITFMLFFNYYVLYKVGRDYLVSSKMYEEERAMHNKLNLH, encoded by the exons atgcccACAGGAAATCGCCGCTTGCCTCGCACGCTTCGCAACTCCATCCCGCCGATGATGTCCGGCTTCGGGGGCGACATGTCGCACAGCAGGTATGCCATGTTGGGGGGCGGAGTACCGACGCTTCCAATTGTGGAGCCAGCAGCGGCCCCCAAACACTTCCCGTTTCCGAATACACCGGTCGATGATGATTTGTTTTTCGAGTTTTTGATGTTCATGTTCAGTGCGGTGTGTGCTGGGTTGCAGTTTTTGCACTTGTATCGGACCGTGTGGTGGTTGCCCCATTCGTACAATCGCCAGGCTATG AATTTTTACCTAATTGATCTCAATTTAGTCgcatttattgtaattttattgtcGCGACGTTTGATTTATATTGTGGGGTGTAGAGTTCTTGAGAGGTCGGTGGCGGCCAAATTCTTGTACCTGTCATACACCTTTTATCG aattattttgttttctatactttttacTCTGCTCTCATGGTGTGCCTATTACGTCATCCAAAATCACCCAATTgtgaatattttatatttatgttaCCC AGTCCTTGtatatttgattttatttggCTGTAAAGTTACGGCATTTTTCGAGTTGGTAACTTGGAACATGTCCTCAATTCCGCCACTGCACGCTTGCCGTTCAAATGCGGCCGAAGTTCGTGAAGAAGTGGAAAATctcaaaactaattttaacaATCGCATGAAGCAAATTCTCTTCAGTTCAGTCGTCAATGCCTACTATACTGGTTTCATCCCTTGTTGCTTTGCCCAG aacCACCTCCATTACGACGTTTACTGGGCCACTCAAcacgtaatttttatttttttgagtagtTTCGTGGCTTACGCCACCCATATTTTGTCCCTGCGTTACTGCGATATTTTGCACAGATCGGCCCTACATTTGGGCATCTGGGACAAGCTAGAGACCAGGAATATGTTACTGGTGAATAATAACTGGAATGAGGAGACTCTGTGGCCTTCAGGGGCCCTTGTTAAGCACGGCAGGGACTTGTATAGGGCTCAAGGAGAGTGCAATGCTAGCGAACCAGGAAATACAACCTATTCGAGGTTCTATCTCATGTTCAAAAATCCGAGTTATTCGTTGAGTATCTTGTTGTCGTTTCATGTGGCCATGGTTTTGCTGCAGTTGGTGTTATTGGTTCGTAGCATCGTGTGGTACAATATTATTTCGATAACGTTTAtgctgttttttaattattacgtTCTGTATAAAGTGGGCCGTGATTATCTTGTCAGTTCGAAAATGTACGAGGAAGAACGAGCGATGCacaataaacttaatttacattaa
- the LOC100142153 gene encoding odorant receptor 4, whose amino-acid sequence MSKNLKEIPPVYLKVHLTVLQILGIDILPNERIPQTLFYTYSVLLIATMVVFTTAECLDLVLNYEDIYKLTFGLCCCVTHVLGAAKMFLMLYLRKKLWGYFTTLENGIFKPNPCRGGAEEFEIVTSAINMCKRQGYVFYVLTVGVTGGQGLYAALANLPYDKHNYFDGNVTVVVNTKQMPYATWTPFDYNDSPLYEIMFAFQIFSTTLYGFYIGAADAVICGFLMLIKAQFLIVKRELETLVERAQRAGNPDRGDFGGGINRIEMLDDGTQVFVEKCANECVYHHQELIALCEHAEEDFCYLMLLQFISSLLIVCFQLFQLSTLSPGTFEFFSMACFLLFILFQLLCYCWHGNEVQFVSGELSRYAFSINWIIMRESPKKTLLLLMMRAQRPCYFTAGKFSLLSLQTFMTVVRGAGSYFMFLKQMNT is encoded by the exons ATGAGCAAAAACCTCAAAGAAATCCCACCTGTCTATCTCAAAGTCCACCTAACCGTGCTCCAAATCCTCGGAATAGACATCCTCCCAAACGAACGCATCCCCCAAACCCTATTTTACACCTACTCTGTCCTTCTAATCGCCACAATGGTCGTCTTCACCACAGCCGAATGCCTAGACCTGGTGCTAAACTACGAAGACATCTACAAACTAACATTCGGTCTCTGCTGCTGCGTGACCCACGTTCTAGGCGCAGCTAAAATGTTCCTGATGTTGTATTTGCGCAAAAAACTGTGGGGCTATTTCACAACACTCGAAAACGGCATTTTCAAGCCGAATCCGTGCCGAGGCGGAGCCGAGGAGTTCGAAATAGTCACCAGTGCCATCAACATGTGCAAGCGACAA GGCTACGTTTTTTACGTTCTTACGGTTGGTGTGACCGGAGGGCAAGGTTTGTACGCAGCTTTGGCGAACTTGCCCTACGACAAACACAACTATTTCGACGGAAACGTCACGGTGGTTGTCAACACGAAGCAGATGCCCTACGCCACCTGGACGCCCTTTGATTACAACGACAGCCCCCTTTATGAAATCATGTTCGCGTTCCAGATTTTTAGCACGACGCTTTATGGGTTTTATATCGGGGCTGCAGACGCTGTCATTTGCGGGTTTTTGATGCTGATTAAGGCCCAGTTTTTGATTGTGAAAAGGGAGCTTGAGACGTTGGTTGAAAGGGCACAAAGGGCGGGGAATCCCGATAGGGGTGATTTTGGTGGAGGGATTAATAGAATCGAGATGTTGGATGATGGGACGCAagtttttgtcgaaaaatgcGCCAATGAGTGCGTTTATCACCACCAGGAGTTGATCGCGTTGTGTGAACACGCCGAAGAGGATTTTTGCTACTTGATGCTTCTGCAGTTCATTTCCAGTTTGTTGATTGTGTGTTTCCAGTTGTTTCAATTGAGCACG ttGTCTCCCGGTACTTTCGAATTTTTCAGTATGGcctgttttttgcttttcattttgttccaactttTGTGCTACTGTTGGCACGGGAATGAGGTGCAATTTGTTAGTGGGGAATTGTCAAGATACGCGTTTAGTATTAATTGGATTATTATGAGAGAATCGCCGAAGAAAACTCTTCTGCTTCTAATGATGAGAGCGCAAAGGCCTTGCTATTTTACGGCTGGgaaattttcacttttgtcTCTACAGACTTTTATGACG GTTGTGAGAGGAGCAGGCtcgtattttatgtttttgaaacaaatgaATACTTAA
- the LOC103314420 gene encoding odorant receptor 4 — protein sequence MTATKSLKEIPPIYLRVHLTVLQILGIDILPVESVPQNLFYTYTALIISTMCLFTIAEFLDMVLNYEDIYRLTFGLCYCVTHVLGTVKMFLMLYLRKKLWGNLTTLEEGIFKPNPTRGGPEELQIVNDAITMCNRQGYVFYTLVFLIIGARLLYASLANWPYDKHNYFDGNVTVIVNTKEMPYTTWMPFDYNDSPLYETIFAFQIFSTTVYGFYIGAADAVICGFMMLIKAQFLIVKRELETLIERAQKAAIAENPDNEDNFGREIERIELLDKRTQDYVAKYANECVYHHQELIALCDHAEEDFCYLMLLQFISSLLIVCFQLFQVSTLSPDSVEFFSMVCYLLLMLFQLLCYCWHGNEVQIVSGELSRYAFGINWIIMRESPKKTLLLLMMRAQRPCYFTAGKFSLLSLQTFMTIVRGAGSYFMFLRQMNI from the exons ATGACCGCAACGAAAAGCCTCAAAGAAATCCCACCTATCTACCTCAGAGTCCACCTAACGGTGCTCCAAATCCTAGGAATAGACATCCTTCCTGTTGAAAGCGTCCCCCAAAACCTATTTTACACCTACACGGCCCTTATCATTTCCACAATGTGTCTTTTCACCATCGCCGAATTCTTAGACATGGTGTTGAACTACGAAGACATCTACAGACTCACCTTCGGCCTTTGCTACTGCGTGACGCACGTTTTAGGCACAGTTAAAATGTTCCTGATGTTGTATCTGCGTAAGAAATTGTGGGGCAACTTAACCACGCTCGAAGAAGGCATTTTCAAGCCGAATCCGACACGAGGCGGACCTGAGGAGCTCCAAATAGTCAACGATGCTATAACCATGTGCAACCgacaa GGCTACGTCTTTTAcactttggtgtttttgataattggGGCCCGCCTTTTGTACGCTTCTCTGGCTAACTGGCCCTACGacaaacacaattatttcgaCGGAAACGTGACTGTGATAGTCAACACGAAGGAGATGCCCTACACCACCTGGATGCCCTTCGACTACAACGACAGCCCCCTATATGAAACCATCTTCGCGTTCCAGATTTTCAGCACGACGGTTTATGGGTTTTACATTGGGGCTGCAGATGCCGTCATTTGCGGGTTTATGATGCTGATTAAAGCGCAGTTTTTGATTGTGAAAAGGGAGCTCGAGACTTTGATTGAAAGGGCACAAAAGGCGGCAATTGCGGAAAACCCAGACAATGAAGATAATTTCGGTCGAGAGATTGAACGAATCGAGTTGTTGGATAAGCGGACGCAAGACTATGTTGCCAAGTACGCCAATGAGTGTGTTTATCACCACCAGGAGTTGATCGCGTTGTGCGACCACGCCGAGGAGGATTTTTGCTACTTGATGCTTCTGCAGTTTATTTCCAGTTTGTTGATTGTGTGTTTTCAGTTGTTTCAAGTGAGTACG TTGTCCCCCGACAGTGTGGAATTTTTCAGTATGGTGTGTTATTTGCTCCTCATGTTGTTTCAACTTTTGTGCTACTGTTGGCATGGGAATGAGGTGCAAATTGTGAGCGGGGAATTGTCAAGATACGCTTTTGGGATTAATTGGATCATTATGAGAGAGTCGCCGAAGAAAACTCTCCTGCTTTTAATGATGAGGGCGCAAAGGCCGTGTTATTTCACGGCTGGGAAATTCTCGCTCTTGTCCTTGCAGACATTCATGACG atcgTGAGAGGGGCAGGCTCGTATTTCATGTTTTTGAGGcaaatgaatatttaa